One Elgaria multicarinata webbii isolate HBS135686 ecotype San Diego chromosome 6, rElgMul1.1.pri, whole genome shotgun sequence DNA segment encodes these proteins:
- the HINT2 gene encoding adenosine 5'-monophosphoramidase HINT2, translating into MAAATARGAARRLLLLRGWERPGLRAFVGPQRPEGEVDKAQRAAQEPSPTVFSKILDGSIPADIIYQDDKCVAFRDVAPQAPVHFLVIPRHPIPRISCVAESDAQLLGHLLVVASLTAKAEGLSDGYRVVINDGKQGAQSVYHLHLHVLGGRQMAWPPG; encoded by the exons atggCGGCGGCGACGGCGCGAGGGGCGGcgcggaggctgctgctgctccgcggCTGGGAGCGACCCGGGCTG AGAGCATTCGTGGGCCcccaaaggccagaaggggaggTGGATAAGGCCCAGCGGGCTGCCCAGGAGCCCAGCCCCACCGTCTTCAGCAAGATCCTGGACGGCTCCATCCCAGCCGACATCATCTATCAGGACGACAAG tGCGTGGCCTTCCGAGATGTGGCCCCACAGGCTCCTGTGCATTTCCTGGTGATACCTAGGCACCCCATCCCCCGCATCAGTTGCGTGGCCGAGAGCGATGCCCAG CTCCTGGGACACTTGCTGGTGGTGGCCAGCCTGACAGCGAAGGCGGAGGGCCTGTCGGATGGCTATCGTGTGG TGATCAACGACGGGAAGCAGGGGGCCCAGTCTGTTTACCACCTCCACCTGCACGTGCTGGGAGGGCGCCAGATGGCCTGGCCGCCCGGCTGA